The DNA window TCATCATTTACATTACTGAGCATGAGCCTCTACTGAAGTTGAAATTTCTTGTAATTATAAACCTCAGCTTGACGTTGCAAGGTACACAGACAGAAATCCGATCATCTAAGTGAAATGCGTTCCACTTCCGAtagaaatggagaaaaaaaaagaatgtcaaTAATTGCTTCTCAGAAAAGGGCATTATGTGTGGGGTTATAACTCCAAACTAAGTAACATGGGACAACCAAAGAGCCGTGTGACAAAATAAACTGGAAACCCCCCCAATAAGGAAATATAACTAAAACTAGGGTTATGTTGTCATTGCAATCAAAATTCGGATTCTCTGATTGATCGTACAATGATACTGAATTagcaaaaaaacacaaagcGCACCTTTCTTGTAACATTTCCAAATGACAAAGAGTGTGAATGAAAATAATAGCCCAACAAGTTCAGTTTCTGCTGCTCATCTTTCATTAGAAGGCTCTTCAACATCCAAAGTCATACCGTCTTTGTCCTCTTCCTCTCGGCCTAACCCCCTTTTTCTCTCGAATCCCAAGTACCGGCTTCTGTGTCGTATGTTCTTGGTATCCTTCTTATCGTCTGTTTTcgtttaaaaaagaaagaacaaggaaGAGTTGTTTTCATTAATCATCTCACCGACAAGGATGTCATATACAAGATAACAGATCTCAGAAACGACCACACTAATGAAGTCCTGTACGTCAGAATGCACATTCCATTAAATATAATCAACaattgtctctttctctctgcacaGATTGAAAACAAACCCTACACTCTTCAAGGTTATACAGTGCCAACTGTGTTATTATGTCCGAAatataacgcacacacacacgcacgcacacacacacacacacacacacacacacgcacacacacacacacacacacacacacacacacacacacacacacacatacacacacacacacacacacacacacacacacacacacacacacactacattgaATGATAAAATCACACAGCCACCCATACACACCAAGaccacactttcacacaacacAGAGAAAAGGAGTTCCCCCTGCTGTACAGTACCATATGGAGCATCAGGCTAACAACTCCCGGGCTACGATCAGGTAGAGGAATAGGAAATGATAGACGAAAGCTTGACTTTGGTTAAGATCTAGCCAGCTAGATTTCACGAAGTGTGAGTCACGAGGAGGAGGATGTTACATGCATGATTATCACAACACTTTGTTTCAATAACAGGTtcatatgtatacatgtatatttaTTTGTTGCAACAAATGCACATGTACGTAACGTCACCGTATCAGAATGTTCAACAGTCAGTGTCTATGCGATGAGCAGGTGACAATAGTTGAAAATAGTAACAAATATAAAGAGATgaaaaaaacaagtcacgtGTAACGATTCTTTTgtattcacacaaacacgcgctATTGGCGCAAGTTCCTGGGATGAAATTCGTGTTTTCTCAATCAGGTTTCGAAAATggcacgaacacacaaacattgCTCACAACAAAGTAGTAAGAACTTCATTCTCCTGAATGTCTCTTGACGCTGTGTTGCATTGGACTAGTTTCAGTTCGAAGTTCTGAAATACACGTATTCATATCACTCTGTGCGCTTTGACGAGGCAGACAATTACAAAACAACGGCGACAGTCTTGGAGCAAGAATACAAGCAACGAGAAAGGTAAATATAAATTGTAAATGTTACCATCACCACCCcctcattatctctctctctctccctccctttctctctctctctctctccctccctttctctctctagaTCTCAGTATtgtatttagtgtgtgttatgttcCTGTATCAATTGTAGGTAAATGCTATGTTTGATAAATATGTCTGCGTGTTTTGTCCTAATGTTGTTAATGTACTTATGTCTTGtctgtttttaaatcaataaaacaaaatgtaagaatatataaacaaacaaatatatatatgaagaAAACACTAAAATAAAAGGTTTTATGTGTGCTATCCTTTTgtccaattgttgttataatcgtttacaagcaggcagggtgtgccgaagaacaTGTTCCATTTgtatgtaacattttaatggtcaacaaagtattgttattgttattgttattgttattgtatgATCGACTTTGTAGAAGAATTTCACGGTCCGCAGGTCAAAACATATTTCGTTAGTTGGCAATTACACTCGCTTTGACCAATAGTCAGTGAAGTCTGTtctccttcttctgcgttcctggGCTTTTTAATGTCAGGGTCCCCTCATGCAATCTTACcaattatcctacatacgtgagagaaaACACCCATCATTACATAACTAAATCATATACTCACACGTGTgaatatcatgtaaatgaggtcgtctcaaactagtctggcagagaCCTTCTGTTGCACTGCGCATGATGACAaattcaccgagacaaacgtagTTCTGGTAACACTTTTGTGCTGGCTGTTTCCCCTGGAAGAATGTTGAGAACGTACACGCCACGCTCtactttctagagtgacgtctTTTTGCTTTGGCGTCGACGAtttcacgaggctttggaagagatcgagttTCCATAAgacgcgtcttcaatttggacgcTTCGACTGCGGGACATTCTAAAAACACGCAAGTACAGTAAGTAGGATAAACATACTACGTACTACatagcttgctgtgtcatatcaGATTTACACTTCGCCTTCGCTCGCACTTCAATATTTGAAGGGAAAAACAAACTCGTTTAAATCTGACATGACACAGgtagccatgtagtattctcaaTTTTTCTTATTATCAATGAAGCAAGATTGCTAGGGAAATTCTCGCCCCACACAACACCCTGGAATTaagtgttgtttgtgtgggtttttaTCCCCCATTACCTGAGGTGGAGCAATGGTCATTCAACGGGTACGTTGCACTGGAGACTGCCTCATTCCGCGTTGCAGTCTcgtttgactaccgttaggCAGGGAGAGTGACGTTTGGAATATATCTCCTGTCGTGTGCACAGTGCATACAGTGGAATCTTCTGTTTAagacaccccccacacacacacacacacacacacatacacacacaccaaatttAAGATTTCCCTCCTTTTAGGGCCTTGCTTTTTgaaattttctgttcataacctttgcaATTTTACCccccgccccacccccccccccccccccaatcaaaaattaacaacaacaaaagccaaCAAAAacactttaagactccctggcctcccttttaagacctgaatttctcagagTTTGGGAGGCCCTAACATGAGGGTTCAACTGTATTCGTAAAGTATACTCAAGGTGGGACAACttttctgccgtgtgaacaaAGCGTGCCCGCAAGATGGGGAACAACTCTCGCTATAATTTCGTCTCCAGAGTCAAGATGGTGTCGTGTGGGCCTGACCTCCCTGTGTTTTCCGTTCCATCTGACCGTCGCGGAGAAGATGAAGAACAATTCGAGCGATACGAGTTCTGTCTTGAACACCCACTGCCACCactgccaccaccaccaccaccaccaccaccactgtcAGCGTCGTCAAACACAGTCCAGGACGAGCGCGGTGAGGATTTGAGCGTGGGTGGCTGGCGGTGTAGCGTTTCTTGCGGCAGGGAGTGTTGGGGAGACGGGCAGTGGCAGTCGTTGTGAAGCTGCAGGAGAGGTTCCAGAGAAGAGCTGGAGGTGAAGGAGTCCTGGCTGTCCATGTGCTGCAGGGAGCGAGGGACGCGAGACGTGCAGTTCTGGATCGTCACTGTCGGTGTCACGGGGATGGGGATGGGGGAGGTGGGGGCTGAGCacgcccctccccctcccactccCACTCCCCCTGTCAACAAGTGCCCTGCGCTCCCAGGCACGGCCAAGCTGGCAGACGACACCGACAGCTGTTTCTGGTCGGGAATGGTGATGGTCAAACATGGCGCCGTTCTGACCGGATGAATGCAGCACGGAGAACTCCTCCCTTTGTGGGACAGCGAAGACTGGGGTCTGGAGGCTGGTGACAAGCACGGCTGCAGAAGCTTCAGGTCATTGCTCCCAGGACCGAGACCGCCTCTCTTCTTCGGACTGTTCTCACAACCCTGCTTCTCCCTGTTCTTAGAGACACCGTCGAAACTGAAATTCCCCCGGTCCTTATTACGGAGGCTCTCGGAGATGAAATTCCGCCTGTCGTTATTACGAAGGCTCTCAGAGCTGAAATTCAGCTTGTCCTTATTTTGAAAGCCATCGAAGCTGAAATTCCCTCTGTCCCTATTAGGATGACCCTCGGAGCTCAAACGTCCCTGTTCCGCAGAGAAGACGGAGCCAGCGCCGTCTTTGAGACTGCCCAGGCCGTTGTCAGCCAGGTGAGGCATGCTGTTGTTCCAGCCCACGTTGGGCGGCCCGAGGAGCGGCAGGGCGGCCCACTGCAGGGCGGCAGAGATGAGGGGACAGCTCTGTTGCTTGCTGGACCCTACCATGCTGGGTTGGATCTTCAGGATGAGCCCCGTGACGTCCTGTTGGCTCCTCATCCATAGCGGCATCGTCTGCACCCATCTGTGGCGAGAAAAGTTATACAGTGTTACTGGTTTACTAAAACAAGATGTGATGAAAATGACAGTAggttgttcatttcaatgcttcttATTTTCCCAGGTACCGGAGACTGGCTCCGAATAagtctcacttactctattacacatgccgTATGCAGTTATAgcagacacttccctttgtttatcagatgtgtTACTGGTTTGTTATTGCTGGAAATGCATTTGCAAGCATGAGCCGATTTACAAGGTTGCAATGATAGAAGTCGACGGCGCTTAATTGGTACCATGGTTTTGATAGCTTAGGCAGTTATGatcacagacagaccgacagacagacagacagacagacagacagacagacagacagacagacaaacagaaaaacagacagacagacagacagacacacatacacacacatacacacacatacacacacatacacacacacacacacacacacacacatttacacgcgcgcgcgtgctcGCAGACACACCCAATGTATTGTTACTTGACtttaacgcacacacaaataaatctAAAACCATTTCTTTGATTGTGAATTttggaacattggcagtctaTATGTTTCTGGATTTCAAAATGATGTCCTTTTGATTAGAGAAATGTTTCTTGTTACTTTCACTTTTGAGCAGAACCTAAGAAAATGTCACAACATGTCGATCACGAGGTCACTTTACTAAAACGCAGCCCCAAAGCTTTGCCATTTCAAATATTAAAGATCACATATCTGCCTAACCTCTAAAGTGAGTGAAAAACATCATTCCACTTGGGCACGTACCAAAAACCACCAGTCTTGGTGCTTTTGGGGGCAGAGTAGGAATTTGTTTGCTGAATCAATGTCAAAACTGTCGTTTTAATATTCAAAATCAGTTCAGCCAAATATTCTTATACTGCACAGGATACAACCACGCTGCTTATTTTGAGTAGCTGGCCGAAACTGAAGAATAATCTGATCCCCCTCGAACCTAACATTGTTGATTTGCATGATCAGCTATTTCCGGGTATGATGGTATCTGAATTCAATACATTGATGACCGGTGCCCTATGCCTGACCTCAACCGAGCAGGAACCAGGAATAGAGATCAGATGCAGGAAATCGTGTGTTTGCATTAAGTAGTGTCTTCATCAAGAGCTGGCAACTGTACTACAGTTCACAAGACTGCATTGGCTGCATGtcagataccccccccccccccctcccctatccGCCCACCTCTCCATCCACCACCCCTCACCccaaaacaccccccccccccggaaaaagcaggtaaagaaaagaatgaagacaaacaacacacagatacatacatacacacatagataAATGAGTAAATACATATCATAGACTTATATATACAAATAAAAAGGTTGGAAAaaattggaaaaaaataaaaaataaaaaggtataCTTCCTATCAAGGAAAATGACAATGCAATTGTACAATACCACTCGTACACTACGGTAAAATAATAATAAGTAATTACCTCGGGTCAACGGTATTAAGTAAACTGTAGCACGCATGACAAGTCTCTATAATATAGATGCTCGAtacatgaagaagaaaaaaaacacgttcttcttcttcttcttcttcttcttcttcttcttcttcttcttcttcttcttctttttctttttcttcttcttattcttcaagtaaaataagcatttgctttagTGCGTGTCTTAGttgtatattttcaattgtttcctgtgATGAATTTTGAAtaatattttgtttaaaccaaatactTCATATTTGGTCTGCATAACGTCAGACAATGTATGATCAGCTCACAAACATTCGACTTCTTGGGTCGATTGGCTAGATTTTTTTGCTAAAGACCACACGTCAGACCATTTGTCGCACACACTTGAAAGTGTGTTCGCTGATCATGTATAATCcgaaacataattatgtaagtCATTCGTTCAACCGACGCAGAAATTATTAGCATTATTAATGtcggatctgtgtgtgtgtgtgtgtgtgcgtgtgtgcgtgtgtgtgtgtgtgtgtgtgtgtgtgtgtgtgtgtgtgtgtgtgtgtgtgtgtgtgtgtgtgtgtgtttgtgtgtgtgtgtgtgtgtgtgtgtgtaagtgttttttttaattatgttttttttattttttaggtgtctgtctgtccgttctATAAAGTCCTACAACTGACCTTGCCGTAGCCCTGGCCGAGTCATCCTGGGCACAGGGAGGTAACAGCAAGGACATGGCGTCTGCTTCGTCCACGTCCAACACCGTCACCTCCGGACACCGGTGACCTTGAAACCCGCTCCTCTGCTTCTGGTACTTCTTCCTCCTACTCTCTTTCCCTGCACTCCTCTTTCCCCCTCCTCCTGCCCCTCCTCCTCCGCCCTGAACTTCTAGGTCTTGCCCGCTGCGCTTTTTCCGAACTTTGTGAGATTGAGGAAGGGTTTCAGGACACTGATGCCTGTCTGCAGCGTCTTGGCGTTGCGGAGGACATTTAGAAGGAGACGGAGAAGGAGATGAGTGGGCGTGTGGTAGAGAAGAGTACGATTCCACCACTATGCTGGGCATGGGACGCTGGTGCTGCTGGCGCATCGGACTGTCCGGCTGAAACTCGTTGACTGTTCGAAGATGAGGAGGAGTGTTGGACGGGGGAGTGCTTTGGTCTCCTTCGCTTTTGTGCCGCCGATGGGGAGGACAGTTCCGTGGCGGACTGTTCAGCCCCGCTGGCGGCTGGGAGCGGTATTCCGGCTGAGAGAACTGCCTCCTCAACTGCTGGCGCTGCTCCTGTATGTGGTTGCTCTTCACCTGCTGGTAAAGGATCGAATCCAGGTTGGAGAAGTCCTTTTCCTGGTACTCCGCGAACACGTCAGACAGCGTTTTCTCCTTCCGTCTCTGCTTGCGCTTTTTGTAGCGCTTCTTGAAGAAGCCTACCACGCACTTCTTGACCTTAGTCTTGTACAGGAGGTAGACGATGAGCCAGCCGAGGATACCGCCCAGGACGGCGGCCGTGTGCAGCCCGATCTCCGGGTCGTAGGACTGGTAGAACTCCTCCTTCAGCTTCAGGTAGTCATCGGTGGTCGACGGGGATGAGGTAGGCTCCACGTCCAGGTAACGGTTCAGGTAAGGCGTGGCGGCTGGGCTGGAGTCGCTGCTGTGACCGCTACTGTTCTCGCCCTGAACGTCAACGATATTGCTGCTGTGGTTGCTATTGTTGCGGTTGATGTCGGGTGGGTGGTCCAGGTCGAGGTGGTGTCGGGTGGGCAGGGCGGGTGGCTGCGGCATGGCAGCTGTCCGGGTGGGCGGGGCGGTGGTGACGTCAACATCCTCGTGCTGCGCGCGACGTGGCGGCGCCTGGGCTCTGCTCATCACGTCATCAGCCTGTGCGGACACACAcatattgatgacgtcattagtCATAGGGAGTGTAAGCAGTAACAGGCGGGCAGCGGATGGGAGTGTAGGAAGGAGAAAACCACCGCAGGGAAGGAGAAGAGGGGTGGGATGGGAGGGGGCaggcagggacagagacaggggaGGACAAAGAGAGTGATAGattatttgagagagagagagagagagggaaagagggggggAACAGAAAGAATcggcttgagagagagagagagagagagagagagagagagagagagagagagagagagagagagagagagagagagagagggcgagagagaaggggggggggcgcggggtAGGGTatcagagagacagatacagagatgcTAGATAATGAAATGACATAACCAAGTGTGTATTGACAAGAGAAGCTTTTCTGCACAGACAAGAGTATTTGCGTCTCTTAAAGACAGACTTTACCAGCTCAGCTTCTGCTAGGAGCTCAAGTCAACATGGGGGCTACATGAAGCCAATTCCCCAGACACACACCTGTCACATTTAGTACAACCTCGCTGTCAGACCTAATGCCCCCTGTCAATAATCCGTGCCCTCGCTAAGATGCACCGCGAAGAATCCTATAATACGAACTTGAGACTGCACCTCTTGGCAGAGAAGCAAAGTAACTTACTGCAAATTGATGTGTGGCCATGGCTTAATTAGCACGAGAGTACGTACCATGACATTATTTAGCTCGAAGAATTCTAAAATAGTCAGCAATCCGATGTTGTGACAGCAGTCAATGCCTGGGTTTGGCGAAAACGCTGTCTACTGCAACTTGTTATGTGGCCAAATATTCCCATGTGAAATACCCTTAACCTGTCAGGGTTGCCACCAAGCACTGGCAAGGCTGACATTAAGATGCATTATTCAGCAGTGAATTGTTGATAATGTGTTGATAATTGTTGATAATGTGTTGATAATTGTTGATAATGTGTTGATAATGTGTTGATAATTGTTGATAATGTGTTGTTAATTGTTGATAATGTGTTGTTAATTGTTGATAATGTGTTGATAATTGTTAATAATGTATTTTGTGCTCAGGGATACTTTCAGAAAGATGTGTTCCTATGTCTGGCCtcataattcttcttcttcttcagcgttccagaattgtctggttacgtgtgagctcgtttgcccatttgggttccccacactatacactctgagagcatagtcagcttcactccgctttcgttaggtaggcatgctgggtatttttgtgtttccataacccaccgaacttcaacatggattacaggatcttttctgtgcgcacttggtcttgtgcttgcgtgtacacactaagggggttaagtcactagcaggtctgcacataagttgatctgggagatcggaaaaatctccactcttaacccaccaggcggcagcgaccgggattcgaactcacgacctcccgattaggaggccgacgtcttcccaccacgccactgcgcccgtcttctGCTGGTTCACATCAGTATAAGAAGCTAATCGATCGTGTGTTGTCCTTGTCGTTTGTAgtacaaacaaatcaaattgtCATTGTGCCATGATTAGATGATATCAATTGTTCATTAAAGTGACATGACTAACATGATCGCACGCTCGCacaaagggatttatagagcaaatcgagaaaattcattattgaacgaagcgcatagcgctgagttcaataattatttttgagatttgctcgataaatcccttagtgcgctgggattgtttcaataacgatattgtcggtaccgccagagaaaaaagaagatacaacacgcacattttgctacgcgcatttgaataggcataactgtgtggtcaggtcgtagaagatctacttttgtgtgggctgtctcaagtgtgtcgtgctttcgtcacacgtaaactcttgttttaatttctgttggtaaattgcagtgtagcgttaagctaaacagtgatgatctttcagagagacctcatttgaactcggagaaaggactgtgttcttagttatttgcgattcgacacctccagtcgagcttcgacggattgactgtgcagagtgactccccttgataTGGCTAAcccccaaggtcgacggttaacacattttcaaaataaatgtgggatgtgtctcgtgtggtatcttcactcatcggggagtctggtactaaatatgaacggtaagaatgctctgaacccttcacgtattatatccccatcgttttttcgttcacatttgcccaacatgttagttttctgagcggggtttatgtcgtctgctaggctagggcaattGAACCACTACggcattccaaaaacaaaaaatgctcgtcacgttgcactgagtctgcacgcatgaggcaggctggtaataagtcttatatatggtacggACGTTATAAACCccacacgttttcgattccgattgttcttgccttgaaataataattcggaaaccattcatttactgaactgatgcagtcgtgtTTCAGTGTAATCTTgtctgctacgtatatattccaaagtgctgatctagctggtacgttatcggaatacagtaacacttgtgttttctgtttgctgctgggaattgtatactaactcatcatttggtaatgtggataataagctacggcataattatgagaagattcttcgcaagtcgaaactgaaaaattagacacagcaggTTATcattttagatcagtggcaactgtggcacaggcacatgcaatctgtcagaaaaaaacccacttctgctttaattgagaagcaggaaatttatggtaatttggtattgtggagaatagaAGCTACATGTCaataattaattctgaggatgagagtacagtctcgcttaggcaaagggcggaagaatacgctctgtggaaaagttagcgcactccaagagtgcgctaacagttttagcgcatcgccattagccaatcaaatggttcacatcagtcatgtgacaccagtacttactgacaattattattattattattattattattattattattattattattattattattattattattatttaagttattgagacatcccagtgcactaagggatttatagagcaaatcgagaaaattcattattgaacgaagcgcatagcgctgagttcaataattattttcgagatttgctctataaatcccttagtgcactgggattgtttcaataacgatattgtcagtaccgccatagaaaaaagaagattccaaacgcacattttgcaatgcgcatttgaataggcataactgtgtggtcaggtcgtgtacagtaaagatctacttttgtgtgggatgtctcaagtgtgtcgtgctttcgtcacacgcattttaatttctgttggtaaattccagtgtagcgttaatctgaacagtgatgatctttcagagagacctcatttgaactcggagaaagggctgtgctgttcattatttgcgattcgaaacctccagtcgagcttcgacggattgactgtgcggagtgactccccttgaactgattgactcgaagccgcgggactcgacggttcgcacattttcaaaacaaatgtggcatatttctcgtgttgtatcttcactcatcggggagtctgatactaaatatgaacggtaagaatgctctgaaccctacacgtattatatccccatcgttttttcgttcacatttgcccaacatgttaatttgctgagcggggtttatgtcgtctgctagggcatcaaaccactgcatgcagtctgcactgactgagtctgcacgcacgaggcacgctggtaataagtcttataa is part of the Littorina saxatilis isolate snail1 linkage group LG6, US_GU_Lsax_2.0, whole genome shotgun sequence genome and encodes:
- the LOC138969025 gene encoding uncharacterized protein → MPQPPALPTRHHLDLDHPPDINRNNSNHSSNIVDVQGENSSGHSSDSSPAATPYLNRYLDVEPTSSPSTTDDYLKLKEEFYQSYDPEIGLHTAAVLGGILGWLIVYLLYKTKVKKCVVGFFKKRYKKRKQRRKEKTLSDVFAEYQEKDFSNLDSILYQQVKSNHIQEQRQQLRRQFSQPEYRSQPPAGLNSPPRNCPPHRRHKSEGDQSTPPSNTPPHLRTVNEFQPDSPMRQQHQRPMPSIVVESYSSLPHAHSSPSPSPSKCPPQRQDAADRHQCPETLPQSHKVRKKRSGQDLEVQGGGGGAGGGGKRSAGKESRRKKYQKQRSGFQGHRCPEVTVLDVDEADAMSLLLPPCAQDDSARATARWVQTMPLWMRSQQDVTGLILKIQPSMVGSSKQQSCPLISAALQWAALPLLGPPNVGWNNSMPHLADNGLGSLKDGAGSVFSAEQGRLSSEGHPNRDRGNFSFDGFQNKDKLNFSSESLRNNDRRNFISESLRNKDRGNFSFDGVSKNREKQGCENSPKKRGGLGPGSNDLKLLQPCLSPASRPQSSLSHKGRSSPCCIHPVRTAPCLTITIPDQKQLSVSSASLAVPGSAGHLLTGGVGVGGGGACSAPTSPIPIPVTPTVTIQNCTSRVPRSLQHMDSQDSFTSSSSLEPLLQLHNDCHCPSPQHSLPQETLHRQPPTLKSSPRSSWTVFDDADSGGGGGGGGGSGGSGCSRQNSYRSNCSSSSPRRSDGTENTGRSGPHDTILTLETKL